From the genome of bacterium:
GATCGTGCGCCCCGAGGACGTCGCCTCCGACAACACGATTCCTTCCTCCGCCGTCTCCGACTTGGTCATCAACTACGGCGGCAAGGGGGACCTCAACGACGTCACCAAGCAGGGCTGGTTCACCAAGTTGCTGCACAAGATCTGGCCGTTCTGAGCGGGGAGACGATCGATGAACGCACGCTTCGCCGTTCCCGTCCTCGCCGCGCTGCTCGCCGCCGCGTGGGCCGCGCCGATCGCGGCCGCGCAGGCCGCGGCTCAGGCGCCGCGTCCGGCAGCGCCGCAGGGCGCGCCGCAGAACGCCGCGCAGGTCGCCGCGCAGGCCGCCGCGCCGCAGAACGCCGCGCCGGCCGCGCGCCCGCCGCAGCAGCCGGCGCCGACGGTCGTCCTCCAGAACGTGCCGCAGACCGCGCCCGACGCCGCGACCCAAGGGGCGGCTCCGCCCGCGCCGCAGAGCAGCGTCCAGATCACGCAGCCGCCCGCGGCCGCGGCCGGCCCGGTCTACATCGCGCCGCATCCCGAGGACGGGCGCCCGCAGGTTCCGCTGCGCGAGCTGGCCCAGGTCCGCGGCGTGCGCGAGAACCAGCTCGTCGGCTACGGCCTCGTCGTCGGCCTCGCCGGAACCGGCGACGGCACGCAGGCCAAGTTCACCATCCAGAGCCTCGCCAACGCCCTGCAGCGGCTCGGCGTCGTCGTTCCCGCCTCGCAGATCCGCGTCCGCAACGCGGCGGCGGTGATGGTCACGGCCAACCTGCCGGCCTTCTCCCAGCCCGGCACGCGGATCGACATCAACGTCGCCTCGGTCGGCGACGCCAAGTCGCTCACCGGCGGCACGCTGCTGATGACCCCGCTCAAGGCCCCCGACGGCCGCGTCTTCGCCGTCGCGCAGGGACCGATCAGCCTCGGCGGCTCGTTCAGCCTCGGCGGGGCGGCGGCGACCGCGCAGAAGAACCATCCCACGACCGGGACGATCCCCGGCGGGGCGCTCGTCGAACGGGCCGCGGGGATCGACCTCGCCGGCCGCTCCAGCTTCGACCTCGAGCTGCGCCGCCCGGACTTCGCCACCGCGCTGAAGATCGAGAAGGCGCTGATCCGCGCCTTCGACCGCGACGCGGCCCACGCGATCGACGCCGGCACCGTCCGGGTGATGATCCCCGAGACGCTGCGCGACCGGCCGGTCGAGTTCCTCGCCGTGGCCCTCGACCTCCCGGTCCAGCCGGACGC
Proteins encoded in this window:
- a CDS encoding flagellar basal body P-ring protein FlgI, producing the protein MNARFAVPVLAALLAAAWAAPIAAAQAAAQAPRPAAPQGAPQNAAQVAAQAAAPQNAAPAARPPQQPAPTVVLQNVPQTAPDAATQGAAPPAPQSSVQITQPPAAAAGPVYIAPHPEDGRPQVPLRELAQVRGVRENQLVGYGLVVGLAGTGDGTQAKFTIQSLANALQRLGVVVPASQIRVRNAAAVMVTANLPAFSQPGTRIDINVASVGDAKSLTGGTLLMTPLKAPDGRVFAVAQGPISLGGSFSLGGAAATAQKNHPTTGTIPGGALVERAAGIDLAGRSSFDLELRRPDFATALKIEKALIRAFDRDAAHAIDAGTVRVMIPETLRDRPVEFLAVALDLPVQPDAPARVVLNERTGTIVLGGDVRISRVSVTHGNLTIAVKEQPIVSQPAPFAPGGETTTVPRTSLEATEDPGKTLSAADGVRVEDLVNALNKMGVTPRDMIAIFEAIRAAGALHAELVVI